The Euphorbia lathyris chromosome 2, ddEupLath1.1, whole genome shotgun sequence genome includes a window with the following:
- the LOC136216911 gene encoding F-box/kelch-repeat protein At3g06240-like — MLFVRPSFRIREEFLISAMAALPQDVIEDILSRLPVKSLLRFKTVSKKWYSFISENHKFHMKQLSSSSSKYVIFYQLITLERTIFQYSDVDSYACRRMNFPVEIEKPSRLIGSANGLVCVAPLYIGDFFFIWNPCTGECKRISVPVPDHTAAGVSLFGFGYDSISDDYKVLGNWDSHLRFFSLKTKSWKILEHSFEFASAVNALPSNGALHWCVGPQITAFDLANEKIVFLDLPDGIKFVGEGYTSCWVPMFEDYKGRLCASGRKYIWVMMEYDNSKSWAKFSACLPEEYAKPVGISRLGEVVFRTDTGFGFVKSDMQGIMSDDKKAQMVHYGDTFVYKESLISPECFDRER; from the exons ATGCTGTTCGTTCGACCCTCCTTCAGAATCAGAGAAGAGTTCTTAATTTCAG CAATGGCAGCTCTTCCCCAAGATGTGATTGAAGATATACTTTCAAGACTTCCTGTCAAATCACTTCTCAGATTCAAAACCGTTTCCAAGAAGTGGTACTCTTTCATTTCTGAAAATCATAAATTTCATATGAAACAattatcatcttcttcatctaaGTATGTTATTTTCTACCAATTGATTACTCTGGAGAGAACTATATTTCAATATTCGGATGTCGATAGTTATGCATGTCGCAGAATGAATTTTCCGGTTGAAATTGAGAAGCCATCTCGACTCATAGGGTCAGCCAATGGATTGGTTTGTGTAGCCCCCTTGTATATAGGGGACTTCTTCTTTATATGGAATCCATGTACTGGTGAGTGTAAAAGAATATCTGTACCCGTTCCAGACCATACAGCGGCTGGTGTTAGCCTATTTGGTTTCGGTTATGATTCAATTTCTGATGATTACAAAGTTCTTGGAAATTGGGATTCCCACCTTCGATTTTTTTCGTTGAAAACAAAATCATGGAAGATACTTGAACACTCTTTCGAATTTGCATCGGCAGTGAATGCTTTGCCTTCAAATGGAGCTCTCCACTGGTGTGTTGGTCCACAGATCACTGCTTTTGATTTAGCAAATGAGAAAATTGTGTTTCTAGATCTGCCTGACGGAATTAAGTTTGTTGGCGAAGGCTATACTTCTTGTTGGGTTCCGATGTTCGAAGACTACAAAGGCCGGTTATGTGCATCTGGGCGCAAGTATATTTGGGTGATGATGGAATACGACAACTCGAAATCTTGGGCTAAATTCAGTGCATGTTTGCCTGAGGAATATGCAAAACCAGTCGGTATTTCTAGGCTTGGGGAAGTAGTGTTTCGCACAGATACTGGATTTGGATTTGTAAAATCTGATATGCAAGGTATAATGTCCGATGATAAGAAGGCACAAATGGTCCATTATGGAGATACATTTGTATACAAAGAGTCCCTGATTTCACCGGAATGTTTCGATCGAGAAAGATGA
- the LOC136220563 gene encoding proteasome subunit beta type-1-like, with the protein MTNQHANWFPYDNNGGSCVAIAGANYCVIAADTRMSTGYNILTSEYSKISKLADKSVMASCGFQPDVKELQNRLKARNMMYLHQHNKQMSCPTMAQWLSNYLYYKRFFPFYAFNLLGGLDSQGMGCVYTYDALGSYERVGYRAKGSGSTLIMHFLDNQLKSPSPLLLPAQDAVAPLSELEAIDLVKTVFASTTERDIYTGDKLEIVVLNADGIRREFMELRKD; encoded by the exons ATGACTAACCAACATGCTAACTGGTTTCCATACGATAACAATGGAGG TTCTTGTGTTGCAATTGCTGGCGCGAATTACTGCGTTATCGCAGCCGACACTCGAATGTCCACCGGATACAATATTCTCACTAGTGAATATTCCAAAATCAGTAAATT AGCTGATAAATCTGTGATGGCATCATGTGGATTTCAACCTGATGTGAAAGAACTTCAAAATCGTTTGAAAGCTAGGAACATG ATGTATCTACATCAACACAACAAGCAAATGAGTTGTCCTACCATGGCTCAATGGCTCTCCAACTATCTTTACTATAAACGTTTCTTCCCTTTTTATGCTTTCAATCTGCTAGGTGGGCTTGATAGTCAAG GAATGGGTTGTGTTTACACTTATGATGCTCTTGGTTCCTATGAAAGGGTTGGATATCGTGCTAAGGGTTCTGGTTCTACTCTTATCATGCATTTTCTTGATAACCAACTCAAGTCTCCAAGCCCTCTCTTGTTACCTGCTCAG GATGCTGTCGCTCCACTTTCTGAATTAGAAGCCATTGATTTGGTGAAAACTGTCTTTGCATCTACAACTGAAAGAGATATATACACT GGGGACAAACTTGAAATTGTGGTGTTAAATGCTGATGGTATTCGTCGGGAGTTTATGGAACTCCGAAAAGATTGA